From a region of the Mycobacterium intracellulare ATCC 13950 genome:
- a CDS encoding TetR/AcrR family transcriptional regulator, translating into MAVTDRLSTREAKRLQTRERLMGAAIAEFARAGMAEADVSAIVAAAGVAHGTFFFHFPTKEHVLLELERREEDRIAKQFAQFLKSKHDLASALGEAVRLVAGLERRLGDRLFNDFLALHFSQTRPQTEDGRDHPLIVLVAQEIALAQERGETDPHVNPMNSAVFFLLGLYALLITTNHWPTGHALLEDYVARTLRSLKP; encoded by the coding sequence ATGGCTGTGACGGATCGGCTGTCGACCCGAGAAGCAAAGCGTCTGCAGACGAGGGAGCGTTTGATGGGGGCCGCGATCGCAGAGTTCGCCCGGGCCGGCATGGCCGAGGCGGACGTCAGTGCCATCGTGGCCGCCGCGGGCGTGGCGCACGGGACGTTCTTCTTCCATTTCCCCACCAAGGAGCATGTGCTGCTGGAGCTCGAGCGCCGCGAAGAGGACCGCATAGCCAAGCAGTTCGCCCAATTCCTGAAGTCCAAGCACGATCTCGCTTCCGCGTTGGGCGAGGCGGTCCGCCTCGTGGCCGGGTTGGAACGCCGGCTGGGCGATCGGCTCTTCAATGACTTTCTCGCGCTGCATTTCTCGCAGACCCGTCCGCAGACCGAGGACGGCCGCGATCACCCGTTGATCGTCTTGGTCGCCCAGGAAATCGCGCTTGCGCAGGAACGCGGTGAGACGGATCCGCACGTCAATCCCATGAACAGTGCGGTGTTCTTCTTGCTGGGTCTCTACGCCCTGTTGATCACCACCAACCACTGGCCGACCGGCCATGCGCTGCTGGAAGACTACGTCGCGAGGACGTTGCGAAGTTTGAAGCCCTGA
- a CDS encoding NAD(P)H-dependent amine dehydrogenase family protein codes for MTLKSPVEKKYRVIQWGVGNVGTIALRHFVHNPAYELVGVLCNRPEKVGKDAGELCGKPPTGVRATTDKDAIEALDADCVFYAPLWSDPDEVCRLLRGGKNVVASGGAWWYRTEHSQADIDKIDAACHEGGTSFHAGGVNPGFAGDLLVLTLARIISQIDTIHIYEVVNFGRDTLKYLFEMGMGSDPAGFEDGPNLLGQAWPLFAQSMAMVVEGLGKTVERYTTEVELGSATRDIPFEGGESSDMPGFKGVIKKGTVARQHHKWTAWVDGRPLIVFHEIYTMDTFDAIEPQEDWPQHYHYRIVIEGDSSTELILQGAQDPNGGYALPGYTWTAMGPANAIPAVCDAPPGFMSHKELGLMPLRGVIRP; via the coding sequence ATGACGCTCAAGTCGCCGGTCGAGAAGAAATATCGTGTAATCCAATGGGGCGTCGGCAATGTCGGAACGATCGCGCTGCGTCATTTTGTGCACAACCCTGCCTACGAACTGGTCGGCGTCCTGTGCAATCGACCGGAGAAAGTCGGCAAGGACGCCGGTGAGCTCTGCGGCAAACCGCCGACCGGCGTGCGGGCGACCACCGACAAGGATGCCATCGAGGCACTCGACGCCGATTGCGTGTTCTATGCGCCGCTATGGTCCGACCCCGACGAGGTGTGCCGCCTACTGCGCGGCGGCAAGAATGTCGTCGCTTCCGGTGGGGCGTGGTGGTATCGGACCGAGCACAGTCAGGCGGACATCGACAAGATCGATGCCGCGTGCCACGAGGGCGGCACGTCGTTTCATGCGGGTGGTGTCAACCCTGGGTTCGCCGGAGACCTGCTCGTCCTGACGCTGGCCCGAATCATCAGTCAGATCGACACAATTCACATCTACGAGGTGGTGAATTTCGGGCGCGACACCCTGAAGTACCTGTTCGAGATGGGGATGGGCAGCGACCCGGCCGGGTTCGAAGATGGCCCGAATCTGCTGGGACAGGCATGGCCGTTGTTCGCCCAGTCGATGGCGATGGTCGTCGAGGGACTGGGCAAAACAGTCGAGCGATACACGACCGAGGTGGAGCTCGGGAGCGCCACCCGCGACATCCCCTTCGAGGGAGGGGAGAGCAGCGACATGCCGGGCTTCAAGGGCGTGATCAAAAAGGGGACTGTCGCTCGCCAGCACCACAAGTGGACGGCGTGGGTGGACGGCAGACCCCTCATCGTCTTTCACGAGATCTACACGATGGACACCTTCGACGCCATTGAACCGCAGGAGGATTGGCCCCAGCACTACCACTACCGCATTGTGATCGAGGGCGATTCCTCCACCGAGCTGATCCTGCAGGGCGCGCAGGACCCCAACGGCGGCTACGCGCTGCCCGGATACACCTGGACCGCGATGGGCCCCGCGAACGCCATTCCCGCGGTCTGCGACGCTCCGCCGGGGTTCATGTCCCACAAGGAACTCGGCCTGATGCCGCTGCGCGGCGTCATACGCCCCTAG
- a CDS encoding TetR/AcrR family transcriptional regulator: MTAVEDRPLRADAARNVERILRAAREVYGELGPDAPVEAVARRAGVGERTLYRRFPTKADLVLAALEQSIAEDLTPVIDGARRAKDPLRGLTQLIEAAISLGAREHSLLAAARRAGSLTSDISMSLNAALAELAREGQRLGRIRADLVSDDLPRLIAMLFSVLSTMDSDSDGWRRYVALVVDAISVDERRPLPPAAELRYTLQPDGWPL; encoded by the coding sequence ATGACCGCGGTGGAGGACCGGCCGTTGCGGGCGGACGCGGCGCGCAACGTCGAGCGCATACTGCGCGCGGCGCGCGAGGTCTACGGCGAGTTGGGCCCGGACGCCCCGGTGGAGGCGGTCGCTCGCCGGGCCGGCGTCGGCGAACGAACCCTCTACCGCAGGTTTCCCACCAAGGCGGATCTCGTCCTGGCGGCACTGGAACAGAGCATCGCCGAGGATCTCACGCCGGTGATCGACGGCGCCCGCCGTGCGAAGGATCCTCTGCGCGGTCTGACCCAATTGATCGAAGCGGCGATCTCGCTCGGCGCGCGCGAACACAGCCTGCTGGCCGCCGCCCGCCGGGCCGGGTCCCTCACGTCCGACATCTCCATGTCGCTCAATGCCGCGCTCGCCGAGCTTGCCCGCGAGGGCCAGCGTCTCGGCAGGATTCGCGCCGACCTGGTCAGCGACGACCTGCCTCGGCTGATCGCCATGCTCTTCAGCGTGCTCTCGACGATGGATTCCGACAGCGACGGCTGGCGACGCTACGTCGCCCTGGTCGTCGATGCCATATCGGTCGATGAGCGGCGGCCATTGCCCCCGGCGGCCGAACTGCGCTACACACTGCAGCCGGACGGCTGGCCGCTGTGA
- a CDS encoding cytochrome P450, which translates to MSISFEASDSCSDAELPALPVPRPAHCPLATPVEFASWREEPGLRQAMFHGNPVWVVSRYSDIRAALVDPRLSAKTIPDSIMPTNADNEVPVMFARTDDPEHHRIRRMMTGNFTFRRCESMRPQIQEMVDHFLDEMIAVGPPADLVREFALPVPSLVIALLLGVPPEDLELFQRNTTAGLDQKTSEAEKGQAFGAMYAYIQELVQRKEREPGDDLISRMITEYVATGQLDHATAAMNSVIMMQAGHETTANMISLGTVALLQHPSAFERLGQTDDPALIANVVEELMRYLSIVHSQVDRVATEDLVIGGQLIRAGEFVMMNLPAGNWDTEFVDDPESFDIHRNTRGHLGFGYGVHQCIGANLARVEMQVAFATLARRLPGLKLAVPPEELRFKEADIYGMKELPVTW; encoded by the coding sequence ATGTCAATATCTTTCGAGGCGTCCGACTCCTGCTCGGACGCGGAGCTTCCGGCACTGCCCGTGCCGCGTCCCGCCCACTGTCCGCTCGCGACGCCGGTAGAGTTCGCGAGCTGGCGGGAAGAGCCCGGGCTACGACAGGCGATGTTCCACGGCAATCCGGTCTGGGTGGTGAGCCGCTACTCCGACATCAGGGCAGCGCTGGTCGATCCGCGGCTGTCCGCGAAGACCATTCCGGACTCCATCATGCCCACCAACGCCGACAACGAGGTCCCGGTGATGTTTGCGCGCACCGACGATCCCGAGCATCACCGGATCCGGCGGATGATGACCGGCAACTTCACCTTCAGGCGTTGCGAATCGATGCGGCCGCAGATCCAGGAGATGGTCGACCATTTTCTTGACGAGATGATCGCGGTGGGGCCGCCTGCCGATCTGGTGCGTGAATTCGCCTTGCCGGTGCCATCATTGGTGATTGCGCTGCTGCTGGGCGTGCCGCCCGAAGATCTCGAGCTTTTCCAGCGCAACACCACTGCCGGGCTCGACCAGAAGACGTCCGAGGCGGAAAAGGGACAGGCCTTCGGGGCGATGTACGCCTACATACAGGAGTTGGTGCAACGCAAGGAGCGCGAGCCCGGCGACGATCTGATCAGCCGCATGATCACCGAGTACGTCGCGACGGGTCAACTCGACCACGCGACCGCGGCGATGAACAGTGTGATCATGATGCAGGCGGGTCACGAGACCACCGCCAATATGATCTCACTGGGAACGGTTGCGCTGCTGCAACATCCGAGCGCCTTCGAGCGGCTCGGCCAGACCGACGATCCCGCCCTCATCGCGAACGTCGTCGAAGAGCTGATGCGCTATCTGAGCATCGTGCACAGCCAGGTCGACCGCGTGGCGACCGAAGATCTGGTGATCGGTGGCCAGTTGATCCGGGCGGGGGAGTTCGTGATGATGAACCTGCCCGCCGGAAACTGGGACACCGAATTCGTCGACGACCCAGAGAGTTTCGACATCCATCGAAACACGCGCGGACACTTGGGTTTCGGGTACGGCGTGCACCAGTGCATCGGGGCCAACCTGGCCCGCGTGGAAATGCAGGTCGCGTTCGCCACCCTCGCGCGACGGCTGCCCGGGCTGAAGCTGGCCGTTCCGCCGGAGGAGTTGCGGTTCAAAGAGGCCGACATTTACGGCATGAAAGAGCTTCCGGTCACCTGGTGA
- a CDS encoding CbbQ/NirQ/NorQ/GpvN family protein, with protein MTTDTYFANGNEVQLFEQAFQRRLPVMLTGPTGCGKTRFVEHMGSLLQRPVVTISCHDDLTSSDLVGRFMVTGGDVVWTDGPLTRAVKAGAICYLDEVVEARHDSLAILHSLTDHRRSLYLDRAGEVVKAPEEFMLVCSYNPAYRSSLKELKPSFRQRFVTLAMHYLPPDREADVIVAESGIPLATAQRLVGCAVAIRTADDAFHFEPPSTRVLVTAAQLIAAGATELDAADACILAPLSTDGAVTDGLREVAAASLATSNSSP; from the coding sequence ATGACCACCGACACATATTTCGCCAACGGCAACGAAGTTCAGCTGTTCGAACAGGCCTTTCAGCGGCGCCTGCCGGTGATGCTGACCGGCCCGACCGGGTGCGGCAAAACCCGGTTCGTCGAACACATGGGCTCGCTGCTGCAGCGACCGGTAGTCACGATCAGTTGCCACGACGACCTCACCAGCTCCGACCTCGTCGGCCGCTTCATGGTGACCGGCGGCGACGTCGTCTGGACCGACGGCCCGCTCACCCGGGCCGTCAAAGCCGGCGCGATCTGCTACCTCGACGAAGTCGTCGAGGCCCGCCACGACTCCTTGGCGATCCTGCACTCGCTCACCGATCACCGACGATCGTTGTACCTGGACCGCGCCGGCGAGGTGGTGAAAGCCCCCGAAGAGTTCATGCTGGTGTGTTCGTACAACCCGGCCTATCGCAGCTCACTCAAGGAGCTCAAACCCTCGTTCCGCCAACGGTTCGTCACGCTGGCGATGCACTATCTGCCGCCCGACCGCGAGGCCGACGTGATCGTCGCCGAATCCGGAATCCCGTTGGCCACCGCCCAGCGGCTGGTCGGGTGCGCGGTCGCGATCCGCACGGCCGACGATGCCTTCCACTTCGAGCCGCCGTCGACCAGGGTGCTGGTCACCGCCGCCCAGCTGATCGCGGCCGGCGCAACCGAATTGGACGCCGCCGACGCGTGCATACTCGCGCCGCTGAGCACCGATGGCGCGGTCACCGACGGTCTGCGTGAAGTCGCGGCAGCCAGCCTGGCCACCTCGAACAGTTCGCCCTAG
- a CDS encoding carboxylesterase/lipase family protein — translation MHHRTVRAHTATGTVEGFTRDGVNRWRSIPYARPPVGNLRFRAPQPAAPWSGVRHCHGFANCAPQQRRYTLLGLSGLGGRYQPMSEDCLTLNVVAPEGAMEGPLPVMVFIHGGGYFLGSSATPLYDGAALARRGCVYVSVNYRLGALGCVDFSSLSTPDITIDSNLYLRDLVLALQWVRDNIAGFGGDPDNVTIFGESAGACITASLLAVPSAKGLFARAISESPASGLTRSKEVAAEFANRFAGLLGVRKQDAADALMRASAAQLVKTQHALIDEGMQNRLGAFPIGPVVGDDVLPMDPVEAMRRGDAHPVPLIVGTNAEEGRLFTRFLAMLPTNESMVEELLAEAEPAIRERITAAYPDYPGRAACIQLGGDFAFGSAAWQIAEAHSAHAPTYLYRYDYAPRTLRWSGFGATHATELLAVFDVYRTRFGALLTAAADRRAALRVSNQVQRRWRAFSRTGVPGEDWPRYNATDRAVMVFDRKSRIEFDPHPHRRMAWDGFSLAH, via the coding sequence ATGCATCACCGGACTGTCCGCGCACACACGGCCACCGGCACCGTCGAGGGCTTCACCCGGGACGGGGTCAATCGGTGGCGGTCGATCCCGTATGCCCGTCCACCGGTGGGAAACCTGCGCTTCCGGGCGCCGCAGCCGGCGGCACCGTGGTCGGGAGTGCGGCACTGCCACGGCTTCGCCAATTGCGCACCCCAGCAGCGCCGTTACACCCTGCTCGGCCTGTCCGGGCTGGGCGGCCGCTATCAGCCGATGAGCGAGGACTGCCTCACCCTCAACGTCGTAGCGCCCGAGGGTGCCATGGAGGGGCCGCTGCCGGTGATGGTCTTCATCCACGGCGGCGGGTACTTCCTGGGCAGCTCGGCGACACCGCTCTACGACGGCGCGGCCCTGGCACGCCGGGGATGCGTGTACGTGTCGGTGAACTACCGGCTGGGCGCGCTGGGATGTGTGGACTTCTCGTCGCTGTCGACGCCCGACATCACCATTGACAGCAACCTGTATCTGCGCGATCTGGTGCTGGCGTTGCAGTGGGTGCGCGACAACATCGCCGGATTCGGCGGTGACCCGGACAATGTGACGATCTTCGGCGAGAGCGCCGGCGCGTGCATCACCGCCTCCCTGCTGGCCGTGCCGTCCGCCAAAGGCCTGTTCGCCCGGGCCATTTCGGAGAGTCCCGCATCGGGCCTGACGCGATCCAAAGAGGTTGCCGCCGAGTTCGCGAACCGCTTCGCCGGCCTGCTGGGCGTGCGCAAGCAGGACGCCGCCGACGCTCTGATGCGGGCGTCGGCCGCCCAACTGGTGAAAACTCAGCACGCATTGATCGACGAGGGCATGCAGAACAGGCTGGGCGCCTTCCCGATTGGCCCGGTCGTCGGGGACGACGTGCTGCCGATGGATCCCGTCGAGGCGATGCGGCGCGGTGACGCGCATCCGGTACCGCTGATCGTCGGCACCAACGCCGAAGAGGGCCGGCTGTTCACCCGGTTCCTGGCGATGTTGCCGACCAACGAATCGATGGTCGAAGAGCTGCTGGCCGAGGCGGAACCCGCTATCCGCGAACGCATTACCGCCGCGTACCCGGACTACCCCGGGCGGGCGGCGTGCATCCAGCTCGGCGGCGACTTCGCGTTCGGATCGGCGGCCTGGCAGATCGCCGAGGCCCACAGCGCGCACGCGCCGACCTACCTCTACCGGTATGACTACGCCCCGCGCACGTTGCGCTGGTCGGGTTTCGGCGCCACCCATGCCACCGAGTTGTTGGCCGTCTTCGACGTCTACCGCACCAGATTCGGCGCCCTGCTGACCGCGGCGGCCGACCGGCGCGCCGCGTTGCGGGTCAGCAACCAGGTGCAACGGCGGTGGCGCGCCTTCAGCCGCACCGGCGTCCCGGGCGAGGATTGGCCCCGCTACAACGCCACCGACCGCGCCGTGATGGTCTTCGACCGCAAATCGCGGATCGAGTTCGATCCACACCCGCACCGCCGGATGGCCTGGGACGGCTTCTCACTCGCGCACTGA
- a CDS encoding SDR family NAD(P)-dependent oxidoreductase: MALEQFQLDGQVAIVTGAGKGVGAGIARVLGEAGATVVGTARTEADIVGTIEGIEASGGKGLALVADAMSRPDGERVVNTAMERFGRIDILVNNVGGSTYARFLDITDEDFRHTFDWCVTSAFIMSQLVAPHMISAGRGSIVNISSGSARFGIRALTAYCVAKGGLEALTRAMAQELAPKIRVNAIALGSFATDGLRGSLDLMPGSLEKMQEATPLHRLGDVEDLGRLTVYLCTRDCYATNAIFHVDGGIDSNNSPLPIPDY, translated from the coding sequence ATGGCGTTGGAACAGTTCCAGCTTGATGGGCAGGTCGCGATCGTGACGGGCGCCGGGAAAGGCGTCGGGGCGGGCATTGCCCGGGTGTTGGGGGAGGCCGGCGCCACGGTTGTCGGGACCGCGCGTACCGAGGCGGATATCGTTGGCACGATTGAGGGCATCGAGGCCTCGGGCGGCAAGGGGCTGGCGCTCGTCGCGGACGCGATGAGCCGCCCGGACGGCGAGCGCGTCGTGAACACGGCCATGGAACGCTTCGGGCGCATCGACATTCTCGTCAACAACGTCGGCGGCTCCACCTATGCGCGCTTTCTGGACATCACCGACGAAGACTTCCGGCACACCTTCGACTGGTGCGTGACATCAGCGTTCATCATGAGCCAGCTCGTCGCCCCGCACATGATCAGCGCGGGACGCGGGTCCATCGTCAACATCTCGTCCGGTTCCGCCCGGTTCGGTATCCGCGCGTTGACGGCCTACTGCGTCGCGAAGGGCGGCCTCGAGGCGCTCACCCGCGCGATGGCACAGGAACTCGCGCCGAAGATCCGCGTCAACGCCATTGCGTTGGGATCGTTCGCCACCGACGGCCTGCGGGGCAGCCTGGACTTGATGCCCGGATCGCTGGAGAAAATGCAGGAGGCCACCCCGCTGCATCGGCTCGGTGACGTCGAGGATCTCGGGCGGCTGACGGTGTACCTGTGCACGCGCGACTGCTACGCGACGAACGCGATCTTCCACGTCGACGGCGGCATCGACTCGAACAACTCGCCGCTTCCAATCCCCGATTACTGA
- a CDS encoding NAD(P)H-dependent amine dehydrogenase family protein produces the protein MRRVIQFSTGNVGRHSLRAIIGRPDLELVGVHAASADKIGKDAAQLCGLDEPTGIIATDDIDALLNLGADCVVYTSQGETRPMEAIEQMAKFLAAGINVVGTSMVWLVTPRHADDWLREPLERACAAGNASLYVNGIDPGFSGDTLVHSAASLTTRISSITVQEIFDYGNYDDAEFTGAAMGFGTTPDDDSPMMFLPGVIVAMWGGQVRSLADHLGITLDDVRQRCEPWYTPERIECTMMTVQPGQMAAVRFATEGVRDGKPVITLEHVTRLTPAAAPDWELPPDGHTGVHRVVVEGEPRVEINTHVSHPLYDSTDAGCISTAGRAVNAIDWVCRAPQGLIGVEDIPLSATMRGLMWNEH, from the coding sequence GTGCGCAGAGTCATACAGTTTTCCACCGGGAATGTGGGCCGGCACTCGTTGCGGGCCATCATCGGCCGACCGGATCTGGAACTGGTCGGCGTGCACGCCGCCAGCGCCGACAAGATCGGCAAGGACGCGGCGCAGCTCTGCGGGCTGGACGAGCCGACCGGCATCATCGCCACCGACGATATCGACGCACTGCTCAATCTTGGCGCCGATTGCGTCGTCTACACGTCTCAGGGTGAGACGCGACCCATGGAAGCCATCGAACAGATGGCCAAGTTCCTCGCGGCGGGCATCAACGTCGTTGGCACATCGATGGTCTGGCTGGTGACACCCCGCCATGCCGACGATTGGTTGCGCGAGCCGTTGGAGCGCGCGTGCGCGGCAGGCAACGCCTCGCTCTACGTCAACGGCATCGACCCCGGCTTCTCCGGCGATACGCTGGTGCATTCGGCGGCCAGCCTGACCACGCGGATCTCGTCGATCACCGTGCAGGAGATCTTCGACTACGGAAACTACGACGATGCCGAGTTCACCGGTGCGGCAATGGGGTTCGGAACCACGCCCGACGACGACTCGCCGATGATGTTCTTGCCCGGGGTGATCGTGGCGATGTGGGGCGGTCAGGTCCGCAGTCTGGCCGACCATCTCGGGATCACGCTCGACGACGTGCGCCAGCGCTGCGAGCCGTGGTACACGCCCGAACGCATCGAATGCACGATGATGACCGTCCAGCCGGGGCAGATGGCCGCGGTCCGATTCGCCACCGAGGGCGTGCGCGACGGCAAGCCGGTCATCACCCTCGAGCACGTCACCAGGCTCACCCCGGCCGCCGCGCCCGACTGGGAATTGCCGCCCGATGGCCACACCGGTGTGCACCGCGTCGTCGTGGAGGGCGAGCCGCGGGTGGAGATCAACACCCATGTATCCCACCCCCTTTACGATTCCACCGATGCCGGCTGCATCTCCACCGCCGGCCGGGCGGTCAACGCGATCGACTGGGTGTGCCGCGCGCCCCAAGGGCTGATCGGGGTCGAGGACATCCCATTGTCAGCGACGATGCGCGGATTGATGTGGAACGAGCACTGA
- a CDS encoding nitric oxide reductase activation protein NorD, whose product MTEHSDGHAMALERSCAVTAVALSEQRREGVRLVTGERRGFGLNAGLTFVHVPYPAPSDWTRRTLTCGVALQCSPSKERVTEFRLNELSARELRALTLVEGGVALGWIASRWPGLLPEVQRLLPDVHPEAADMDGAQMLDRAIGLAATGREFAVPPLLGALPLAYTAPQGLTDRLRRSFGRMPWTTTQKRLPRPYSVPVGGDGGVRNPNLPPPSRPQDNDLDVTPQHRPGIPYPEWNMWTQRFMHDHVAVVEHADGRRLRRPVPVAVDVRKWFEEHTHRAMTSRLEDGSDLDVDQYVSHYIDLTTGEAKEPLVFRDLLPSSRDVTTALLLDGSSSLGVHGGRVFQLELACADALSRAMTLARERHGVFVFTGNTRHRVEVRCLKDFEDRRFVPPSGLGLSTRGYTRLGAPLRHLTSRLLAQASERRLLIIIGDGLISDEGYEGRYAWADAAHAVEEANEAGVSMYYVGVGPTRVDPLPEVFGPRRSQRIRRIEELPRVLAHVHRELVAA is encoded by the coding sequence ATGACTGAGCATTCCGACGGCCATGCGATGGCGCTGGAACGCAGTTGCGCGGTGACGGCGGTCGCGCTGAGCGAGCAACGCCGAGAAGGGGTGCGGCTCGTCACCGGCGAGCGGCGGGGCTTCGGGTTGAACGCGGGGCTCACGTTCGTCCACGTCCCCTACCCCGCCCCCTCCGACTGGACACGCAGAACCCTGACCTGCGGCGTGGCCCTGCAATGCTCACCATCGAAGGAACGCGTCACCGAATTTCGGCTGAACGAGCTGTCCGCGCGCGAACTGCGCGCGCTCACGCTCGTCGAAGGCGGCGTCGCGCTCGGCTGGATCGCGTCGCGCTGGCCCGGCCTGCTTCCCGAGGTCCAACGGCTGCTCCCCGACGTCCACCCCGAGGCCGCGGACATGGACGGCGCCCAGATGCTCGACAGGGCAATCGGATTGGCGGCCACCGGCCGGGAGTTTGCGGTCCCACCGCTGCTGGGCGCTTTGCCGCTGGCCTACACGGCGCCGCAGGGATTGACCGATAGGTTGCGACGCAGCTTCGGGAGGATGCCGTGGACCACGACGCAGAAGCGTCTTCCGCGGCCGTACTCGGTTCCGGTCGGTGGTGACGGGGGCGTCCGCAACCCGAACCTGCCGCCGCCGAGCCGGCCGCAGGACAACGATCTCGACGTCACACCCCAACACCGGCCCGGGATTCCCTATCCCGAGTGGAACATGTGGACACAGCGATTCATGCACGACCACGTCGCTGTCGTCGAGCACGCCGACGGCCGGCGCCTGCGCCGTCCGGTGCCGGTGGCCGTCGACGTCCGCAAGTGGTTCGAAGAACACACCCACCGTGCAATGACCAGCCGACTCGAAGACGGCTCCGACCTCGACGTCGACCAATACGTCAGCCACTACATCGACCTGACGACGGGCGAGGCCAAGGAGCCGCTGGTGTTTCGCGACCTGCTGCCCAGCAGCCGCGACGTCACCACCGCATTGCTGCTCGACGGCAGCTCGTCGCTGGGGGTGCACGGGGGCCGGGTGTTCCAGCTCGAATTGGCCTGTGCCGACGCGCTTTCGCGTGCCATGACGCTGGCGCGCGAACGCCATGGCGTTTTCGTGTTCACCGGCAACACCCGGCACCGGGTCGAGGTGCGGTGCCTGAAGGACTTCGAAGACCGCCGGTTCGTGCCGCCGAGCGGGCTGGGCCTGTCCACCCGCGGCTACACCAGACTCGGTGCGCCGCTGCGCCATTTGACCAGCCGCCTGCTAGCCCAGGCCTCCGAGCGGCGCCTGCTGATCATCATCGGGGACGGGCTGATCTCCGATGAAGGCTACGAGGGCCGTTACGCCTGGGCCGATGCCGCGCACGCCGTCGAGGAGGCCAACGAGGCCGGGGTGTCGATGTATTACGTGGGCGTCGGGCCGACCCGGGTCGACCCCCTCCCGGAGGTGTTCGGGCCGCGCCGGTCGCAACGGATCCGGCGCATCGAGGAATTACCCCGGGTATTGGCCCATGTCCATCGCGAACTGGTCGCAGCGTGA
- a CDS encoding mycofactocin-coupled SDR family oxidoreductase encodes MGRGHALRLAQEGADLILVDICQSMPQIEYPLATEDDLTETVRLIRDFGRRCVSRVVDVRDEAQLCSAVDEGVGELGGLDGAVANAGVLTVAPWDKTTAEQWRTVVDVNLIGVWNTCAAAIPHLLEQGGGSLVNISSAGAIKGFPLQTPYTAAKHGVVGLTLALANELAAQNVRVNTVLPTGVPTGMVPPSFGPLLGEQRSDLIPIFVNAMPTPAVEPADVSSAVLFLLSDESRYVTGLEFKVDAGVTIN; translated from the coding sequence ATGGGGCGCGGCCATGCGCTGCGGCTTGCGCAGGAGGGCGCGGACCTCATCCTCGTCGACATCTGCCAATCCATGCCGCAGATTGAATATCCCTTGGCCACCGAGGATGACCTCACCGAGACAGTAAGGCTGATACGGGATTTCGGTCGCCGATGCGTGAGTCGCGTTGTCGATGTCCGCGACGAGGCGCAACTGTGTTCCGCGGTCGACGAGGGAGTCGGCGAGCTGGGCGGCCTGGACGGCGCGGTCGCCAACGCCGGCGTGCTCACGGTGGCGCCGTGGGACAAGACCACTGCCGAACAGTGGCGCACGGTGGTCGACGTGAACCTGATCGGCGTCTGGAACACCTGTGCGGCCGCGATACCGCACCTGCTCGAGCAAGGTGGAGGCAGCCTGGTCAACATCAGCTCCGCCGGCGCCATCAAGGGATTCCCGCTGCAGACGCCCTACACGGCGGCCAAGCACGGCGTCGTCGGCTTGACGCTGGCCTTGGCCAACGAGCTGGCGGCGCAGAACGTGCGTGTCAACACCGTGCTTCCCACGGGCGTGCCCACCGGGATGGTTCCGCCGTCGTTCGGGCCTCTCCTGGGAGAGCAGCGTTCCGATCTCATTCCCATCTTCGTCAATGCGATGCCCACGCCGGCTGTCGAGCCCGCCGACGTCAGCAGCGCAGTGCTGTTCCTGCTTTCCGACGAGTCCAGATACGTGACCGGGCTGGAGTTCAAGGTCGACGCGGGCGTCACCATCAACTGA